The genomic stretch ttgTTTAAATAGAcacattggaaaaaaaaccccaaaccaccccatCCTATAAAAGGAGCTTTTCTGAAGAGGCTTTCAAATTACCAATGAGTTTACACTGGTTTGGCAAACAGCCCAAACATACTCAACATAAACTTAATCCTTAAAAATAACATGGAATGCTTGAGCCTTAGACTTGCTTCCTGTAAACAATTACATTGCAGCAAAAAACGGAGGCAAACACCATGCTGGAGCTTTCTTGTGTTGCAGCCTTAATGACTGAAGCATTACTAcccaatttttttctgaattcatGTGACACTGAAAGTTTAATACAACACAATTGTGGAACTGTGGAATAATTTAAGTCATATAGGATGTCTGCAGGTCATCATGTCTAACACCCTGTTAAAGCCAGATTAACATTCAGGTGTGGTCAGGTTGTTCAGTCTTATCTATTCAAGTCCTAACTCCTCCTAGGAAGGAGATCTCCCAGAATCCCCAAGGAACCCTGTTCCATGTACAATAATAATATTTTCCAGATCACAGTGATTTTAAATAAACCCTCAAAACAAGCAATCCCCCAAAACTTTCCCTCATtagtatttctttatttttccttcttaatcCAAAGATAACCTTTTAGCAAAGACTGCTGGTAGGGTGagcccagctgcacagagatAGTAAAGCAATGAACAAAGCAGTAAATATAGAGCTCTGCTCAAGAAAATCCTATGACTAAAATGATACATTGAACGTCTGAAAGCCCTATTTTGCATAACTTTTGTTACAGTTTCACCCATATCAGAGCCTGGACTAATACACAAATGAGGTGCTTCCCTCCACTCACCCTTGGAGAGCTTACTTTTTAAGGGATGGATGGCTGATCTTTGGAAAAGGCACTGTATAATTCTAAACAAAATAAGCAAGCTTATCTTCTTAATTACTACTCACCAAGGGTTCCCTGGAGATCTCTCTGATCACTTACCTCAGGAAAATGTCATTAAGTTCTTCAGCATCTGTTTTGATTAACAGCATGCTTAACACTCGTCGCAAGAAGCGGACCTTGGGTTTATCTAGTTCACTGAACTCAATTACctaggggagagagagggagaattaGATTAATTCAAGTATTTAGAAGAGAATTCAGTTCCTTGAAATAGGCAGCTTTTAGGAGGCCTCCTGAATTTCAAGTCACAGAAAAATTagctgagaatcatagaattgttagggttggaagggacctcaaggatcatccagttccaccccccctgccatgggcagggacacctcacactagatctggttgctcagagccacatccagcctggccttaaaaacctccagggatgaggcttctaccacctccctgggcaacctgttccagtgtctccccaccctcatggtgaagaatttcttcctaatgctgCCTCCAAAGTCAGGCAGTGAGGAAAACAGAACTTTCTAAGGAATAAACCTGCCTGCTAGTACCAGAATACCAGATATAATTTATCAATTAAATAGATTCTTCAGAAGTACCTAGGACAATTTATTTAATTGTCCATTTAATGCAATTCAATTATTGTAATAAAATTCAATGGACTCTCCATTCTTTAATTCTAAGTGCTCAGTAGATTTCCTTCTggtctaataaaaaaaaaaaaaaatcagcattagCTAAAACGCAGAGCACAAAATCCACTGACAAAGCATGCTAAAGAAGGAGCCTCAGTTCCAACTCTGCATACtctaaagaaaataatcttACAACTGCTCTTTAGAACTCTAGGCTTTCTGTATGTCTGGGTCACCATGGGCTCCCTTTTCTTCAAATGGTGTCACTACCACAATCAAGTGGATTAATTTGTTAATTTCAGAACAAGTTTTGTCTTAGTTTACAACCACAAACAGGTGAAAGGTGAAACACCAGCTAGGTAACAGAGAAAATATATTCTGCATAAAGCTAGCAAACgcaaaggaaaaaacagaagtattttgaaaagaaaacacactaACCTTGAGAACTGAAAGTGGCAAGGATTTTGTCCTTAATAAGTGAGCCAACAGTGAAACCAAGTTAGAGATGGCAGTGACTGACAGGTTTTCTAAGTCTTTGATTTTGTCCCAAATACTAAACTGAAACGTCACCTAGgtgtcaaaggaaaaaaaaaagaatcctacAAATCAAGTGACTGTTAAATGACTAACAACAAAATCTTTTGATCATCTACTCTTTATGCCTCTGTTCGTTAATATCAGAACACTCAATGCTTTTAAAACACTTAAAACAGAGGAAAGCAAACCCTCTGCAGTAGTGATTTTATTTCCTACTCAGATCTGACCACAACTATGACTTGCTTAATGCATAGTCACTCCAGAAGCATTCTTTGTCAGGATTAAGATTTTAACAGGCACAGATCCATTCCTGGGTATTTAACAACTGTCTTCTTAACCACAGTAATGTCACTACAATGAAGTAGGGACAGATTTTTCTTCACCTGGAATCGTCTTTCATATTCACAAAACTTGTTAGCCAAAAATGCATAGAATGGGTTGTACGTCTTCTCCTGCAAGCAGCAGTAAATGATAACATGAACaatttctctttcctgctgaTCTTTCAGTCCAAGCCTAAAATtcagcaagagaaagagaatttttaataaggaaaaaagtTACTGCCACAAAGTAAGAGTTACAGTCAACATTCAAGgataatacttaaaaaaaacccaaacaccacattAAATCCTGCTTGTGAGGAAGTTCTTGCAGTGTTTCAAACACTGAATAGACTCAAAACATTAAGCCTGTGGGTTACATCAGTATGGTAATATAGAAATGCTACAGTTGTTATTGGTGTGAAAAGGAGTGGCTGCAAAAGCAAGACTTCAACAGGCATGACTGGAATGCTACAAATATAATGACCCCCTGGGGAAGGAATGGTAACCCACTCCATGCTTGCAGCTCCCCACGAAGAAAACCAGAGAGAACACCATCAACATGGAGTATCAGTGCTGCATGGTATACCAAGGCAAAAGTTAATAGTGAAACAAGAACTGCAGGACTCTGTTGCAATTATCTCACACTTGTACCTATGGTCACAGATGGAAAAACAGCCTTTGGATCACTGGAAGTCTATTcagagaaacacatccagggcccTTCACTTCTTTGGTATTTACTAGGGTCAAGAAAGCATTCTAAGATGTTTTTCCTACTTAGCTGGTGACATTAACCTTTAATCTCTACATCAACTCCATGCTACCTAATACTTGAAATTCACTATTATGTGACAGTAGCCTAAGAGGAGGATGCAGTCAGTGCCTTCAAAACATCTTAAAAAAAGAGACCTGAAGGAAACAGTATTAATGAGTAGCACTGTTGgctgccccagcacagaggcCAAGGACTGAACAGCCTTCCCACTTGAGCAGTGGACCAGCCTAAGAGAGGGCTGAGGTACTTTGGCAGGGAATGGTAACTAACTCACAATGCACCTGTTCTGTGAATAATATGATTTAGCTTCCATGGCTGTCAAACGCTTGGCAGCATTAAAaccaattaaaatgaaaaatgtttcatATTATAAACTGAAAAATGTCAAACAAAATTCTTTTCATTGCTTCAAGCTCAACTTTCATATGGCATTAGTATAACTCAAGCATATTTCCTAACTAAGTTTGACTCCACTGGAATTTGCTCTACTGTTTGCAGAGCGGTTTGTCATTGCTTGATATTAACATCCCTTGCTTGCATACACCTCCAAACATCTGCCACTGCATTTGATCACAGACACAAACCAGATTAACAGAAAATACTGTCTTTCAGCCAAAACCTCTGAGTTTAAGGTTTTACAATAGGAAAATCTGGGATGATTTCTAGGCTGATTGCTAACGAGTGGTGAAAACTTGAGAGATCTGCTTCTCCAAGGGAGACCAGCACTGTAAGTACCGTGTCTGTGATGTAATTCACCTGCTCCCTCATCAGCCAAGTTGTCTGATTGTATAGAAGAGCAACACTTTTTAGTTTTTTCTTAAATACAGTTTTTCAGCCAACAGACACACATTTAAGAGATGACTTGTGAAGTTATATAGCCATCACTCAAACGCCACTCTCCTTTTCCTTGTTCATCACCAATTCTATGCTTATTTAGGAAATACTCAGGTGGCCAGACACCTGTAAGCAAGGAAAACAGTGCTCTGATGTTCAGTTTTGCTCATCTtcacttcttcacagagatacCAGTATTTCATCTTTTCAGACCTAGCATTCCTAAACATCTAAGATTTAAGATTGTCTTTCACTGCTGAGATTCAACATAAATCTGACAGATTTCCTAAGTCTGATAAACTTTGACAAAGAATATGAAACCACCTCACCTATTGCATCATTCATGAGTCAAGAGGATTCCCATGAATTTGTATGTCTTGATCACTTTAAGAACTTCCTGGTGTATAAGGGATAATTGCCTCTGAAGCAGGTTATTTATCACCAGCAGAAGCTTGCCTCTAAACAGGTAAGTTATCAGCTGAAGGCCAAGATCATTATTGCCTTTAGATCAAAAAGAGCAACACTCAAACCCATCATTTACAAGTCAGTTGAAATTATTTTAGTAGATACAACCACACACTTGCTGTCCCGAATTACACATCCCACTACAGCAGGGTATCTAAAACTTGTACAAATTTCAGTATTTTGGTAAATGTTCAATTTCTCAAATTCTTCATCTGtataaaacagctttaaaaattgCCTCTCCATCAAACTTAGGAAGCATCCACTGCCCCTCCTGTGCAAATCTGTGGTTTGTGAAGGTGTGGCCTTGTGAAATGGATCAAGTCTCACTCTCTTCCGTCTCCAGTGATGTTTCCAACCCTCCCTTTCAATGGACACTTCTGCAATCACAAGCTGAGCCACTTCAGGGAGCTGTTCTTGCTCCAAACTAATTActctgctgtaaggaggagAAAGACAAGCAAAACTATAGCAGCCtggatttaaaatgttttaaattgcCTTTTAACCACACCTTAACTCTAGCAGCAGATCAATCAACAAGTgcagtgaaaatatttctttatgtaTTTCTCATGCACTTCCTCACGAGATTGACATTAAATGTGTGACTATAAACTCCCCCACACTCTGGAACACATGTCCACATTGAGGTTAGTTTCTTTGCTGACAATTCTGTGTACTTTCCATTACAGTCTGCCAGATGTGGGCAGATTTGAGAATTCCTCTCAGAGTTTGCTGTCTAAAAATCACTAGCAACACACGTCAGGCAATCTGCAGATAGTTTTTCTGCCAAGCCTGTATGTGTCCAGATTTGTATGCTAGTTTAAATAGCATGGATGAGAGTTGAGGATCAATTTGCAAATTGAGCTGCCAGGTCTTGGCaagaactgcagcagcagcagctaattTCTTTTAATTGAACAGGCCGTATTAGGATATTGGAATGATTCCATCACAGTCTTAAATCCAGGCAGTGTTTTGCAGAAGTGGCATTTAATCAAATATTAGTTCACTTTATTACAaagtctgttttggtttggttagcAAATTAAATAATTGAATGCTGTCCTGGTAAGACAATTCCCTTGAATTACAAGGCTGCAATAGAAAAGTTCAGACCTGATCTCTCCCCTCCCAGTTACTACTGACTTAAAATTAATATTCtgacaaacacaaaaaataGCTTCATTTGAGCTTTTCCCTGATCACATCTTCTTCTAAAGAGCTGTTTGCCAAATGGTAAGGAAACTGGTCTTAACAGAAAACGTGACCCTGGAGCAAATCCAAAGGTAATAAATTCTGGAAAAGGGAAGTGAAGGTGCAAGAACACAACCAGGTCACGCAAGTATGGACAGAAACCTACAAGATAGCTCAACAAAGTGGTAAGAAGTAAAGGAAGTGGCCGGACGATGGCAATCCAGCAAGAAAAGCAAGGGATGTTCTGAAGGGGCTTCTGGTCTGCCTCCAGAGGAAGCAAGCCTGCAGCAGTCTTTCATCCACTAGACTGGGAGACATCTTTGACCCAAAAAGATACAGAGTCCTGATGTCCAAAGATGCTCTACATCACAAGTTACGGACATGAGCGACAACAGGGGCTACTCCTTTCCTCTGACAGTCAGTTCTGCTTGCCCCTACTAGTTCTTACACCAGGCTTTTGGTCCCTCTTCTACTATTTCACCCTACAAGGGTGCTTAGCTCTGGACTTCTTCAATCGTATTATCAACTGAATGTTCTTAAGCCTAGAATAGCAAAGTTAttttttcaaccaaaataatGCTATTTTTAGTTCTGGGCTACTCTCTACTTACTTGAGAAGCTTTTCAAAGGCATCCAGGAAGTCTTCACTTGTCATCAAGACACAAAAAATACTTCTCCTGATATCAGTGTTCATTCTCAGCTTACGAGCAAGCTCCATTATCTTTGAActgacctggaaaaaaaaaaaaacaattgaaAAATTAAATGGTGGTGTATTTATGCTTACTTTAAGAAAGTTATTTCTGTGCAGCCTCAAATAACATCATTAATGAAGATCTCCACTAAACTATGAAGCAGCAATCCAAAGGTCCTGAGCTTTTGTCCAGAGGCACAGACATCATCAGGAGCTTTTTCAACTAGGGAAgcattttttaatgtaatttaattGTACCAATTACTTTTAAGACATGCTTCTCTAATAAAAGCCACCATGGCCACCTCACCAGACTACTTTTAGAGCAGGCTTagacagaggctgcccagagatagACAATACTACCTGTCAGAGTTCATACTAGCAGATCCACTAAATCAGGTCTCTTATTCTACTTACCCAAGTCACTTCTGCAATCCCACAGGATAAGAAAAAATGAGCTCTCATTGTGCTTTTACTAAGCACATGAGTACAACATTTTGAAAAGTGGCAGAGCAGAATTTGCAGTCCAAAAACTTAAGTCTCACGAGTCCATGAAAGCGAGCTCTGAAATGAACTTATTCACCTGCATGAAGAACATTCCAAAGATCACAAACACTCAGACTTATAACTAGCACTGTTTGGATTTACCTTTCCTACAGGCAGTTTTTGCTGAGTCTTGCTGGTTTTATCATTGATCATTGGTGCTCCACTCCAGGATGACCCTATGATCCACCAGCGACCAACCtgatcagcactgagcagagattCCAGGGAGACACGCAGCTGCGTTTCTTTTCCAGAACCACTGCTGTGAACCTTGaatgacaaaataaaaaagacaaaccaaagcttttatttgaagctttttttttcttggaaaaaaaaaaggaaaacaaatacttGAATTacttaaaattacttttaaactAATCCTTTAAATAAGTAACTTAATCTTCATAAAGATCTTCACGTGTTCCCTCCCCAATCCTTAGTTTCAAGGCAGCACTGTGAAAAGAATTTAGAAGTTTCCCACATGCTCTAATTTCTGAAAGAAGTTGCTTAAAACTACATTTAGAAGatcttgatttttttatattatttcaaAAAAGAGATCATCAGTTAAAAAGTAGTCTAGAGTCTAGAAGCATAATAAGAGAACTGTGAAAATTTAGAAGAGGAAATTCTACTGAATGAGGTTGCCTAGCTTATTTTTGCCTGGCCAGTTATGACCAACATGCTCATCCTGCACTTACAAATCTCTACAAAGTAAGACACTCTAGGGCTTGTACACCAGTAGTGTTATTTTGAGGTTGGAGATACACAGACTTTAAAACCAGATTCCTGTGAAAACGGGTTAGTTCTCAATTCAAAGACAACTACTTTCATGCATTTTACAGTGGGTTGTTTCAGAGAAGCAAACTGCCTTCtctccaacaaaaaaaaaacccaagaaaccaAAATCATTCAGGTTTTCGGAAGTGTTAGACTTCCAAAATAATTCTGGTGAAGTCAAGAGTGGGTGCCTGCAAtcaaaatctgtggaaaaaataaCTTGTCATAATGACTCATTTCTCCTGCACAATCATTAAATATCCCACAACCTCTTTTTCAAATACAGGACTCTGAGGTAAAGCCTTTGGCTAAGTGCTCAGTCCTTTCTCAAACTGTTCTGCAGAAGGCTGACTTAACTTGGACACTGGAGATAATACTTAATGATCCAAGAAGCGATTTTTGCCCACAACAGTTTCAGACTGTTAAATGAATTGAAAAATACTACAGCTCATCAATCCAACACACAGTTCCTGGTTTAGGAACAGTTATACTGCACCTGCCAAGAAAGTTCTCACCAGTGATCGCTGCAATTTGCGAAGTCTTTCAACGGGTTCAGGATCATACCCAGGAATCTTGCGCATGTCATTATTCCTGAGTGCCAACATAGTCTCCAGCATAAAACGAACCTATCGGGGAAAGAAACATTTCATGGATTATGTGCTGTAAGTTTACTGAATAAATGAGTGTACTTTGAAATGACTACTTTGCAAGAAGAAGCAGCTCAGTTGGCAATATGCATCAAAATTTAGATTGCATGaatagaaatacagaaaggaTGTTTACTTCAGCTCCTGTCACATTCAGGTTAGAGCTTCAGTTCAGAGTTTAATCTGCTAAACATCATGCTCCTGTGATAATTTTTTGCAGTGCACAAAGTATCATGAAACAGAAGTGATGCTTGATACATAAGATACAAAAATGGTCCCAGTCTCACCTATTACAAGCATTTTAGTGCCTGTGTCCTAAAAAGCAATAAACAAAGACAGCCAAGAAGAATGCAAATAAGTGAATACAACAAATGAACACTACTGCTAACTTTGAATCTAAGTAAGAGTGtagcagaaaacattttgctAAATTAACACATGTATCCAAGGGCTTATTGGAGTCTACTGAGAACAGAAAGCCTTTAACACATACCCTAGCCTGATCCTGGagtttcttctctgctgtgtttgctTTCCTCTGGGCTTCAGTGATCAGTTCCTTCAAAGCCAATGCATCATCTTTTCGTAAAGAAAAGCCCACGtttttcagaagaaacaaaatcaaCTCGATCTCTTTTTCAGTGAAAGTGCTAACAAGCTTTTTCAGAATATCAAAGATGAGCAGGGAATGAACCACGTGGAAGTTATAGAGATGAGCAATCAAGGCAAGCAAATTTTCACATTCTTTCCCTTCAGCATCACTTTTACAGAGTTCATCAAATTTCTTCACAACAGCTTCCAAAAAGTGAGCACCAACCTGGCAGTAGTTCCattaagggagaaaaaaagcaaatccaACAGTCAGCTGCAAGTAGATTTTTAGGGACATCTGCAAAACATTAATTTTTGGGGTACTGCCActattaattttaaagaaatactgTTGCTCCTCTCAACCAATATGGATGATTTAAATACACAAATATCTAAGTGCCGTGATATTTTCTTAATGtatatgcatatatgtatatatgcaaaACAACTCCCAACATACGAAGTTTTTACAGGTGCTCAGCACAAGCTTAGGCCGATTTTACAGTAAGGATAAGCCATAGCCATTTGTAAGTAGTATAATTCAGAAAGGAAATTTTGGAATCTCTATATTTGTAATGAAAGAACTGATGCTAAAGACTGCATTCAGAAAGCATACCAAAATACAGGCAGCTAATGAACACATTGCTGCTAAAAAAGACACCCCCTACCCCCATTATTATAGTGCTAATATTTGTTGATGGTTCTTATGAACATCAGCAGTCTTAGCTCCAGTACTGACCTGCATTACAAACCTCGAGCAGCTTAGGGTTTGACTATCCAGTGATCATATTGCACAAATGTATAAAAAAGAGGGAAACTTGAAGCATAGAAAATTCAGTTTTACAGACGCAGAAAGATTTTGACCTATATAAttcataaaagaaataaatcaagcAATAGACTCGATCCCTTTCACTTGTTTACACCTAGCAAATAATCTACAAATACTGATGAAATTCAACTAGAGAACACTTTCCAGtgacacagtaaaaaaaaaaaaaacaaaagcaatttaaaCAAGATACCAAGAAAACTACTCCATCAAACAAAATTAGTCCAAACTACATGAATTACCTCAATTCCTACATTATGATGAAGAATGCTGACCAAAAGAACATGCTCCATCATCAGTCTTGCAGGCATGGCAGCTGGAGTAACACAAGCATTCATGAGAATATCTGTCAGAGTTTCATTCATGTCCTTTCTGCTGTTGGCCATGTAGAGCTCTTCCATCTGTCCACTAATAGAGGACAAATTTGGTTCACTCAGCCTATTGAGAAACAAATccagaattaattttttcttctctttacatGTTTACATAATTTTCAATGTACCAACCAACCAGCCTACTCTTTTTAGAGAAATTAGATTGGTTTAAGAAGAAAGATTGGAAAGATGACTCAAAGGGACCTTTTGCGTTTTGCTGTGCtcactaaacaaaacaaaacaaaaccacaaaaaaaacccccaaacaaaaaaagaaggtaTAGTTCTGGGTGGAGgcttttttcactgttttgtttgcctgtgggttttggttttttgtttttgattATTATTTGCATGTAAGAAAAGATTAGTGCAGTATTTACGAAGCACTGCCAATGTGTTTACTGCCACACTGAACAGAGTTACTAAgagaaaacagattttgttCTCAGCAGTTCTAAGCATGGTACATCAGTCTCCAGAGAAATTTAACTCTGGAGAAATTAAGTATGAAAATATCTCATCTTTCCTAACATGTAAGGTATATTAAATTCTAAATGACTGAAATTGCACACTACAATCTGCATTTTACAGATAACATACATAAAAAAATGCCAATagatttcttatttttaaaatactctaACAATGTGTGAAAGCGTTAGCTGCTTTTTCTGTTCCTCAGTACTGTAAGCTACGAAGTgttgctctgcctcagcagtaGCACTTgagaaatttaatttaaaaaagaaaatcatgctTTTTTGGGCAAGAGTGATAACTCACACTGTGAGGTTTTTTAATACACATATTCCAAGCGACAGTGAATTTCTACCTAGCACTTGCAGGCAACTGCTGTGTGGAATTCAGTccaattttaaatttattttttagatTTTTCAACTTCTTTAATGACCAACTTTGAACAATTTATATCAACAAAGATAATTATTATTAAGAATAGTGAACATGATTGCCAACTTAAAACCAGTTTGTGAAAAGAGAAGTCACatccctgcctttttttctttgattaatGAGCACAATTACATCACAGCAGAAAGATTAATGACTTTCCTTATTACATTACCTATTAATGAGACCATTCaccatttttttcagtcttcccaattcttctcttctcttgtcATCTAGTGTCTCCTGAGCTTTCCTTATTTGAGGTGGAACATACTTTGTAGCACTGTGATTATGActcttaaaaggaaaacaattaaaTGAAGCACCAAATGAGAACAGTATATGAAATATTTGAACACAAATACAcatttctatttaaaattaatatacCAAGCTTCCAGTTAAGTATATATTTTGACATCAAGTAACTAGTGTCAAAGGGACAAtttcacacagaaaagaaacatacAACAAGTTACTGCTTAGGATCAACTTGATGGCAGCatcctccttcctgcccccttATG from Indicator indicator isolate 239-I01 chromosome 20, UM_Iind_1.1, whole genome shotgun sequence encodes the following:
- the NOM1 gene encoding nucleolar MIF4G domain-containing protein 1; translated protein: MAAPRRGVATGKMKRPAAARPRRGGKLDRLRHAVQEFVQAASDQPQLSLLKSSERQNHRNRREARKEKRRLKRSRRRRLQRGEVVEAPVAPTKPAPTKPATTKPAAAAARPRTPASPAAPVGKQRPGPPRQQEAARPSVPAPTPRTASSAAAAASARKRALLEANEEEEEEIRRLERRLGLSKRRKKQDGSAVERVPQSFLRDGLGYVLGALGSRAGLSTLCESSDDEEAPDSQPGPQKSQPGPREEEDDEDEEEPENASNPSEGDDVEGQWENESSSPEDGGVPGASEPSSEQEEEEEEKSHNHSATKYVPPQIRKAQETLDDKRREELGRLKKMVNGLINRLSEPNLSSISGQMEELYMANSRKDMNETLTDILMNACVTPAAMPARLMMEHVLLVSILHHNVGIEVGAHFLEAVVKKFDELCKSDAEGKECENLLALIAHLYNFHVVHSLLIFDILKKLVSTFTEKEIELILFLLKNVGFSLRKDDALALKELITEAQRKANTAEKKLQDQARVRFMLETMLALRNNDMRKIPGYDPEPVERLRKLQRSLVHSSGSGKETQLRVSLESLLSADQVGRWWIIGSSWSGAPMINDKTSKTQQKLPVGKVSSKIMELARKLRMNTDIRRSIFCVLMTSEDFLDAFEKLLKLGLKDQQEREIVHVIIYCCLQEKTYNPFYAFLANKFCEYERRFQVTFQFSIWDKIKDLENLSVTAISNLVSLLAHLLRTKSLPLSVLKVIEFSELDKPKVRFLRRVLSMLLIKTDAEELNDIFLRVSDNPKLGILRESLKLFLNHFLLKNMQTQKSPEEASLLKERIELATKALQAKESKLKL